The Triticum aestivum cultivar Chinese Spring chromosome 7B, IWGSC CS RefSeq v2.1, whole genome shotgun sequence genome window below encodes:
- the LOC123162187 gene encoding RNA-binding protein 25, giving the protein MAAVAPTHDNLDPPPSTPPNTATPPQATATSTPPNPATPNPPASNPTMSSPNPNPVPAPAPAPPVVLPPMPPAPVSFAPSFRPLGAPPPPQVQQYGAIRNPGYLMGQPMQPPGVHHVMRPPNMYAPQPGPYMQQPGVAVPPGVHRYPGPYTMMRPCFPPRPMPPVGVVQVQRPATIPGIRGAPPMVAPPARPPAPAVTPVDKPPTAVYVGKIAPTVDNGLLLSLLRICGPVKSWKRTQNPSNGKPVAFGFCEFESAEGILRATRLLNRLSVDGQELVVNINDATKEYLKKHVEEKKKVHENTKKEEDEGGDGTSAVAENESLKLVSGKTDETEDSGDKDSEENTKKFGIVTNEDSEADKAAAELINSIIEEWLKTRPLPPPPPPPPVQPSADISSKHNNGESVVDMAMTDSEDNDDCVDKKTVSETEKTENDSLDRRKDKEHDKEKQEKEKELQRYERERERERVRRDRDKELKHREVERLYKDHLKEWESRERDKEYQRQYEKDREKEKERERKREIMKQEDESDEEDSRKRRRRSSNALEERKRRRQREKQEDLADKLKEEQEIAEARRRAIELQQQADEAAAAESAIFMEVDGDDRKEADAPNKPIVSDDDNVVSIANGVDADDGKTHKDCNGDEASMVPGQILDIKQNSNAPAKKLGFGLIGSGKRTSVPSVFAEEDDDDNKDKRIRPLVPIDYSTEELQAVEADSYSDQPNNIVAAAEFAKRILVSNQKEEQPETERSRRAIDRSTLRDKSRNDEDGARLGDDRREMMHDRDDDKPKLENKKVLDAKQLIDMIPRTKEELFSYDINWAIYEKHELHDRMRPWISKKIIEFLGEEESTLVEYIVSCTKDHVHASKMLELLSSILDVEAEMFVLKMWRMLIFEIKKVEAGLSVRGKA; this is encoded by the exons ATGGCGGCCGTGGCGCCTACCCACGACAACCTCGACCCCCCGCCGTCCACTCCTCCAAACACGGCAACCCCACCTCAGGCCACCGCCACGTCCACCCCGCCGAACCCGGCAACCCCTAATCCCCCggcctccaatcccacgatgtcaagccctaaccctaaccccgtccccgcccccgcccccgcccctccGGTCGTCCTGCCGCCGATGCCCCCTGCTCCGGTATCCTTCGCCCCTTCCTTCCGGCCGCTGGGTGCACCGCCCCCGCCGCAGGTGCAGCAGTACGGTGCTATACGTAATCCGGGCTACCTGATGGGACAGCCGATGCAGCCGCCAGGCGTGCACCACGTGATGCGTCCGCCGAACATGTACGCGCCCCAGCCGGGTCCGTACATGCAGCAGCCGGGCGTCGCCGTTCCTCCCG GTGTGCATCGTTATCCTGGACCATACACTATGATGCGTCCATGTTTTCCTCCACGCCCAATGCCTCCTGTTGGTGTTGTGCAAGTTCAACGGCCAGCAACAATTCCTGGAATTCGTGGTGCTCCTCCTATGGTAGCCCCTCCTGCCAGACCGCCTGCTCCAGCTGTCACACCCGTTGACAAACCACCAACTGCAGTTTATGTCGGGAAGATCGCCCCAACAGTGGACAATGGTTTGCTTCTTTCACTTCTTCGG ATTTGTGGACCTGTCAAGAGTTGGAAGCGCACCCAAAATCCAAGTAATGGCAAACCAGTAGCGTTTGGCTTTTGTGAGTTTGAATCTGCTGAAGGCATCCTTCGTGCGACGCGGTTGCTGAACAGATTGAGCGTTGATGGGCAAGAACTGGTG GTTAATATTAATGATGCCACCAAAGAGTACCTGAAGAAACATGTTGAAGAAAAGAAGAAGGTACATGAGAACaccaaaaaggaggaagatgaaggTGGGGATGGGACTTCTGCTGTTGCTGAAAATGAATCATTGAAGCTTGTTTCTGGTAAAACAGATGAAACAGAAGATTCCGGAGATAAGGATAGTGAAGAAAACACCAAGAAATTTGGGATTGTTACAAATGAAGATTCTGAGGCTGATAAGGCTGCTGCAGAACTAATAAACAGTATTATTGAAGAGTGGTTAAAGACTCGAcccctgccgccgccaccaccacccccgCCGGTTCAACCATCTGCTGACATCTCATCCAAACATAATAACGGGGAGTCTGTTGTCGACATGGCAATGACTG ATTCTGAAGATAATGATGATTGTGTTGACAAAAAGACAGTTAGTGAAACTGAAAAGACAGAAAATGACTCTCTTGATAGGAGGAAAGATAAAGAGCATGATAAGGAGAAGCAGGAAAAGGAAAAAGAACTTCAAAGATATGAGCGTGAGCGTGAGCGAGAAAGAGTCAGGAGGGATAGAGATAAAGAACTCAAGCATAGAGAAGTGGAAAGGCTGTACAAAGATCACCTTAAAGAGTGGGAATCCAGGGAGAGAGATAAAGAATATCAAAGACAATATGAGAAGGACCGTGAGAAGGAAAAAGAACGTGAACGCAAAAGGGAGATCATGAAGCAGGAAGATGAAAGCGACGAAGAGGATTCGAGGAAAAGAAGACGGAGGAGCAGTAACGCACTTGAAGAGAGGAAAAGGCGGAGGCAACGCGAAAAGCAGGAAGACTTGGCGGACAAATTAAAAGAGGAACAGGAAATTGCTGAAGCAAGGAGGCGTGCAATAGAGCTGCAACAGCAGGCAGATGAAGCAGCTGCGGCAGAGTCTGCTATATTTATGGAGGTTGATGGTGATGACCGGAAGGAAGCAGATGCACCAAACAAGCCGATTGTTTCAGATGATGATAATGTTGTCAGCATTGCTAATGGTGTTGATGCAG ATGATGGCAAAACTCATAAGGACTGTAACGGTGATGAAGCAAGTATGGTACCTGGTCAAATTCTAGATATCAAACAAAATAGCAATGCTCCAGCAAAAAAGTTGGGTTTTGGTTTGATTGGCTCTGGTAAACGGACATCTGTTCCATCAGTTTTTGctgaagaggatgacgatgataaTAAGGATAAACGGATAAGACCTTTAGTACCTATTGATTACTCCACTGAGGAATTGCAAGCTGTGGAGGCGGATTCTTATTCTGACCAACCTAATAATATTGTAGCAGCTGCTGAGTTTGCTAAGCGCATCTTGGTATCTAATCAAAAGGAAGAGCAGCCTGAAACCGAAAGGAGTAGGAGAGCCATTGATAGATCGACCCTAAGGGATAAAAGTCGAAATGATGAAGATGGTGCACGTCTTGGTGATGACAGAAGAGAAATGATGCATGATCGAGACGATGATAAGCCCAAGTTAGAGAACAAGAAAGTTTTGGATGCAAAACAATTGATTGACATGATTCCGAGGACAAAGGAAGAGCTTTTTTCCTATGATATTAATTGGGCAATATATGAGAAG CATGAGTTGCATGATAGAATGAGGCCTTGGATCTCGAAAAAGATAATTGAATTTCTTGGTGAGGAGGAATCGACTTTGGTGGAATATATTGTCTCGTGCACCAAAGATCATGTCCATGCATCGAAAATGCTGGAGCTCCTATCGTCGATTTTGGACGTCGAGGCTGAAATGTTTGTCCTTAAGATGTGGAGGATGCTAATATTTGAAATTAAGAAAGTTGAAGCAGGACTATCAGTAAGAGGGAAGGCTTAA